GTCAGCATCAACAGATCGGTGTCGTCGTTGAACTCAGATACGGCGAGAAGCGATGTGATCGCTTCCTCCCTGGGAATGGGCAGCAACTGCACCACAGGTGTTCCCTTGGCCGTTCGGCTGCACTGAGGCACGCGATACGCGGGCAGGGCGTAGGACACACCACGGTCACTGAACAGCAACAAGGTGTCGTGGTCATTGCAGCCGATGAACAGCTTGACCGCATCTTCACCCTGACTTCTGGTGCCAGCCTTACCGCGCGTGCCCCGGCTGGTGGCTTCAAATTCGCTCACCGGCATCCGCTTGAGATAGCCCGTTTCGGTCACGAGCACGACCGACCGCTCGTTGGCGATCAGATCGATGTCTTCCAGGCCGCCACCAAGGTCGAGAATCTCAGTGCGACGCGGAACGGCATGACGATCCCTCAGCTGATTGAGTTCGTCCTTGATCAGACCGAAGACCCGCTCACGACGCCCCAGAATGTCCTTGTAGTCGGCGATCTTGGCGACCAGATCCTCATGCTCTAGGCGAATCTTGTCGGCCTCAAGAGCAGTGAGTCGCCGCAACTGCATCTGCAGGATCGCGTCCGCCTGAACCTCGCTCAGGCCATGACGGTCCTGCAGCTGCTGACGAGCCGTGGCGGTGTCGGGGGCAGCCCTGATCAGGGCGATGATTGGATCGAGCTGGTCGAGAGCCAGCAGCAGACCAAGCAGAATGTGATCGCGTTCCTCAGCCTTGCGCAGCAGGTAGCGGGTGCGGCGCTCGATCGTCTCGACCCTGAAGTCGAGGAAGACATCGAGCATCTTGCGCAACGTGAGCAGAATCGGCTCGCCATTGACGAGGGCCAGCATGTAGGCACTGAAATTGCTCTGCAGAGGGGTGAGCTTGTAGAGGTTGTTCAGCACCACCTGGGGATAGGCATCGCGGCGAAGCTCAACGACGATGCGCATGCCGTCGCGATCACTTTCATCACGGATATCCGAGATCCCTTCCAGCTTTTTGTCGTTGACCATCTCGGCAATGCGCTCAATCAGCGCTGCTTTGTTGGTCTGATACGGGAGCTCGGTGATGATCACGGCATCGCGATCAGGACGACCGGGCACCTCGAGTGTTTCGATGCCGGCCACACCGCGCATCGTCACCGAACCGCGACCACTGAGATAGGTCTCCTTGATTCCGGTGCGGCCCAGGATCTGTCCTCCGGTCGGAAAATCGGGGCCGGGGATCAGGGCCATCAGCTCCTGATCGCCAATGTCAGGGTTCTCGATCAGAGCCAGAAGACCAGCGATCAGCTCTCCCAGGTTGTGAGGAGGGATGTTGGTCGCCATGCCCACGGCGATTCCGGCCGAGCCGTTCAGCAAAAGCTGAGGAATCCGTGATGGCAGGACCGTGGGCTCTTGTTGCGAACCGTCGAAGTTGTCGATGAAATCGACGGTCTCCGCCTCGATGTCTTCGAGGAGCGAGTCGGTCGTGAGTGCCTGCAACCGCGATTCGGTGTATCGCATTGCGGCTGGCGGATCATTGTCAACCGAGCCGAAGTTGCCATGCCCGTCGATTAGCGGCATCGACATGGAGAAACTCTGGGCCATCCGCACTAGTGCGTCGTAGACCGCCGTATCTCCATGGGGGTGATATTTACCGAGCACTTCACCAACCACACGCGCGCACTTGCGGTAGGGGCGGTCACTGGTGAGGCCCAGCTCATACATCGCATAAAGAATCCTGCGATGAACAGGCTTGAGACCATCACGGGCGTCAGGCAGAGCTCTGCCGACGATCACGCTCATCGCGTACTCGAGATACGAGCGCGACATCTCGTTGCGCAGGTCCGTCTGGATGATCCGATCGTCGGAATCGCCGGGACCGCCGCTGCCGGGCCCCACTGAATCCGTCATACAAGACCTTTAGATCGTCAGCCACTTTATCGCGGATGCGCGATCGGATGACACCCGGCTCGTCACCTTTTGCTGTCTGTGTGCAATCAACCAAGGATCAGGACCTTACGCTTTGGCGTCGCCACTTGGACTGAAGTTGATGTCGTCCGACAAGCCCCCCGAAACTAAGGCTCCTGCCGAATCCATCAATCCGGATCTTCCCGCTCAGGGCGACATCACTGAGAGCGGGGCAGAGACGGAGAAAACCGCAGAAGCCCCCAAGTCCGAAACGGCTCCCGCTCCAGCTGCCTTTGCTCCGCCTCAGACACCGGTGAAGACTGAGCCGGCTGTGCAACCCGTCGCAGCATCTGACTCACCTTCGATTGCAGAGCGCATCAGTGTTCCAGCCCAGGCTTCTGCTGACGACAGCAGAGAAGAAGGCGGCGAATGGGAACTTCTCTCCAATCGCATCAAGCAGTTCTTCGAGGCGAACAATCTTCAGGATCAATGGCAGAGCCTTCGCCAGCCTCTGTTTCTGCTCGGTGGACTGATTGTTGTGATCCTGACGATTCGGATCTATGGAGGGATCCTCGATGCCATCGCCACGGTTCCATTGGCTCCACGACTGTTTCAACTGGTTGGCACCTTTTATGCCTTCTGGTTTGCAGCCACACGCCTGATCCGAGCCGAGGAGCGGAAGAAGATTTCGGCCAACGTGAATGATCTCTGGAGCAGCTTGCGGGGAGGCTCAAAAACCTGACCCGGATCGTCACGAAGCGCGAAGCACCGATTGGTAGCTTGATCGAACTCTGTTAGCTCCTGCGGTGGACATTCAGCTCGGACGCTCAAAGGTTGTACGCCGGGCCTATGGCATCGATGAAATCGCACTGGTGCCCGGCGGCAAAACCGTGGATCCAGAGGTGACCAACACCAGCTGGTCAATTGGAGGAATCGAGCGCGAGATTCCGATTATCGCCAGTGCCATGGATGGCGTCGTCGATGTGGGTATGGCCGTCAACCTGTCCAGGCTCGGAGCACTCGGTGTGATCAACCTTGAGGGAGTCCAGACGCGCTACGAAGACCCAAATACTGTTCTCGATCGCATTGCATCGGTCGGCAAGGACCAGTTCGTTCCTCTGATGCAGGAGATCTACAGCCAGCCTGTGCAGGAGCCCCTGATCCGCAAGCGCATTCAGGACATCAAGGCCCAGGGTGGTATCGCCGCTGTCAGCGGAACCCCTGTTGCGGCGCTGCGCTACGGCAAGGCGATCGCCGAAGCTGGTGCCGATCTGTTTTTTGTCCAGGCCACGGTGGTGTCAACGAATCACGTCGGACCTGAGGGCCAGGAGACACTCGACCTTGCAGCCCTGTGTCGAGATCTGGGGGTGCCCGTTGTGATCGGCAATTGCGTGACCTACGAGGTGGCACTTCAGCTGATGCGCGCCGGGGCCGCTGCCGTGATGGTGGGAATCGGCCCTGGAGCTGCATGCACCTCAAGAGGAGTGCTTGGAGTGGGAATACCTCAGGCCACAGCGGTGGCCGACTGCGCCGCGGCCCGAGAGGATTACCAGAAGGAAAGCAACCGATACGTTCCCATCGTTGCCGACGGCGGCATTGTGACCGGCGGCGACATCTGCAAATGCATCGCCTGTGGAGCTGATGCCGTGATGATCGGATCACCGATTGCCCGGGCAGAGGAAGCACCTGGTCGTGGCTTTCACTGGGGCATGGCCACCCCAAGCCCTGTCCTGCCCCGCGGCACCCGCATCAGCGTCGGCAGTACGGGAAGCCTGGAGAGCATTCTGCGTGGACCAGCCAAGCTTGATGACGGAACCCATAACCTTCTGGGCTGCCTAAAAACCTCCATGGGAACCCTGGGAGCACGCACCATCAAGGAGATGCAGCAGGTGGAGGTGGTTGTGGCTCCATCGCTGCTCACCGAGGGCAAGGTTTATCAGAAAGCCCAGCATCTCGGCATGGGCAAGTGAGCACAGTTCTTGCATCGAGACAAGGATGAACCCACCGAGACGCGGGTAAAATCGACATGTGCGGGCTTTGGCCCACACACTCCTCACACCCCCTGGCCCGACGCGTTCGGGCTTTCTGTCTTTAGGTCATCCATCACAGTTCAGGCGAAGAGCTGGGTGATTGAGCAGCAACCTCGGAAACGGTTGCTAAATTTCGCCCAATTCGACCGATCCTGAATGTCCAGCGCTGCCGCTGTCACCGACGCCTCCTTCGAACAGGACGTCCTTCAGAGCGACGTTCCCGTGCTGGTCGATTTCTGGGCCCCCTGGTGTGGCCCATGTCGCATGGTTGCGCCCATCGTTGATGAAATTGCCAAGGAATTCGAAGGAAAAATCAAGGTGTTCAAGCTCAACACCGATGAAAATCCCAACGTGGCCAGCCAATTCGGCATTCGCAGCATTCCAACTCTGATGGTTTTCAAAGGTGGACAGAAAGTCGACACTGTCGTTGGAGCCGTCCCCAAGGCAACTCTCTCTGGCACGATTGCCAAATACCTCTGAGGCCTCAACTGACTTCGTCAGCAGACCAAACTCCTGAGGGCTCATCCAAGCCGATCCAGACGATCGGCCTGATCGATTACGGAATGGGCAATCTCCATTCCGTTCAGACCAGTTTCAAACGCTTGGGGCAGCCTTTAATCCAGGTTCGGCATCCTCGGGATCTAGAAGCCTGTGATGCGCTGATTCTCCCGGGAGTCGGAGCTTTTGATCCGGCAATGGAAAAGCTTCATTCGACTGGACTCGTGCAGCATCTACGCAGCTGGCATGACAACAAACGCCCTCTGCTCGGGATTTGTCTGGGCCTTCAGTTGCTGTTCGAACGCAGCGATGAAGGCAGTATCGAAGGTCTGGGACTTTTCGAAGGCGAAGTTCAACGGCTACCCGATCAACAGGGTGAGCGGATTCCACACATGGGCTGGGGGCAGCTGAGACCCCAACAGCCCTGCCCGCTTCTTGTGGAAGGCGAAGCGCAACCCTGGGTGTATTTCGTGCATTCCTATGCAGCGGTCCCCAACAAGACCGCAGATCTGGCCGCGACCGTGAGCTTCGGGCAGGGGGAAGCTACGGCGATGGTTTGGAGCGATCGCACGGGTGCCTGTCAGTTCCACCCTGAAAAGTCAGCAAAAGCCGGCGCTCGGTTGCTGAAGCAATGGATCGGATGGCTGCAGTCCGGCGCGCAGCTGCCCCAGTGAAAGGTGGGCAGCTGCGCTTGATCGGTGGGCGTCGCCTGCGCAGCCCTCAAGGCCAGGGAACTCGGCCAACCACCGCGCGCGTGCGTGAAGCCCTGATGAACTTGTTGAGTTCCGAGATCAGAGGCTGTTACTGGCTGGACCTCTGCAGCGGCAGCGGAGTCATGGGCTGTGAAGCGTTGATCCGAGGAGCCTCCCATGTGGTTGCGGTGGAGAAGGATGCGCGCACTGCGGCAATCTGTCGAGAGAATCTCGAACTGGTGGCCGCCAACGATGCCTGTGATGCAACGGTGAACGTGATCAGGAAAGATCTGCTCAGCTGGTTAAAACAGGGGTGCCTTGACGGCAATCAGCGGTTCTCAATCGTTTATTTCGACCCGCCTTATGGATCCGGGCTTTACCGCCCGGCACTCTCCATGCTTCACAGTGGCGGCTGGGTTCAGCCTCAGGGACTGGTGATCTGCGAGTTCGCCAGCAGAGAGAAATTTGAAGTGCCGTCAGGCTGGAAGGAAACAGACAGACGTCAATACGGGAAGAGCAGCCTGCTGATCCTCAACCCCCAAGAGCACTGCCGCGGCGATACTGATTCCAAGCTGCGACAAACAGGCCGAGAAGGGTGACCGGAATCAGACCAAGAACGATGCCGCACAGAAGAGGTTCGATCATGGCGTCACGCCGAGTGGAAGGATTGACCACAATTGTTCCATGCATATGACGCAACTGTGACGACACCGTCATCAACTGCTGCAACGTTGGAACGACGCCGTGGTTTGGTGACGGCGCTGGTAGCCATGGCTGTGATCACAGCGCTGGCTCTCGGGGCCTGGTTCTATGTCAGCACCCGTCTGGATCCTTACAGCAAGGCGGCACTGGCATTGAACGGCGATGTGCAGCATGGTGCGCAGCTGTTCCGCATCAACTGCGCTGGCTGTCACGGCATCTCGGGTCAGGGACTGGTGGGCCCGAGCCTTCAGGCCGTAAGCGAACGACGACCGGACCGATCGCTGATCCACCAGATCGTGAGCGGAGAGACCCCGCCGATGCCACGCTTTGAAATCGAACCGGAAGGCATGGCGGACCTTCTGAGCTACCTACACACCTTGAACTGATGCCATCGTGAGCCTCTCCGTGGTGTTGGTGGAGCCGTCCGGTCCGCTCAACGTTGGAAGCGTGGCTCGGCTCTGCGCCAATTTCGGAATTGATGATCTGAGGCTGGTCGCTCCGCGATGTGAACCCAATGACCCCGACGCACAACGCATGGCCGTGCATGGAGGGCAGGTTCTAAGCCGAGCTCGTTGCTTCCCGACACTGTTCGAGGCACTGGCCGATTGCCAGCGCGTCGTGGCCAGCTGCGGACGCATTGACCATGGAGAGATTGCTGTTCAGCCTCCCGAACAGATCATGCCCTGGGTGCAACAGGGTCTTGAATCGGCTGCACAGGTTGCACTGGTCTTCGGCAGAGAGGATCGCGGCCTGAGCAATGAGGAGCTGCTGCTCAGTCAACGCGTTGTACGGCTTCATTCCTCGGACGCCTATCCATCGCTGAATTTGTCCCATGCGGTTGCTGTGATGTTGCATGAACTGGAGAGGGTTCGCCGGCAATTCTCAGGTCAGCTGAAAGAAGTACTTCAGGATGCAGAAACAGCCGAACCAACCCAGCTGATCGACTGCCTCAATGACGCGGAAGATCTGCTTCTGGAGGCGGGTTTCCTGTTGGAGCACACCGCCAGGGCACGCATGGCCAAGGTCAAAGGTCTGCTGCAACGATCCCTGGTACGTCCTGAAGAATTGGCCATGCTGCGCGGCATGGTCCGACAACTTCGTTGGGCGATTCGTTGCCACCGCCCGTAATCTCTGGCTTTCTCGCGCAGTTCCTTGGCCTCCAGTCGATCGAGACGCCAAAACCCTGGCTGGGGACGTCCTCTGCGGCTTGTGCTGCGACTTGTTCTGATGGGCGTGGGACTTGGCGTCATTACGGGCTCCTTGCTGAAACTGGCTGGCCCTGCCGTTGAAAAAGGAGATCTCGCACTTCCTGGGTGGCTGCCGTTAAACGAGCAGAGCCCAGAGGGCAAAGCCCAGCCTGAAGCGACTGCCAACGACAACGGAACCACATCCCTCAATCGCACCGAATCCCTGGGTCGCTTCGAGACCCGCAATGAACTCAAGCCGCTGAGTGAGCGCTGGCAGACACTGGCAGCAGAACAGCCCGACCTGAAAGTGAGCGCCTTCATGCTCGTGCTGGACGACGGTCGCTATGCACAGCTGGAGCCTGACACTGCGCTGCCGGCGGCCAGCTCCATCAAAACCCCGATCCTGCTCGTCACCCTTGAGGAGCTTGACGCAGGTCGCTTGAGCTGGAACGAGCCTTTGCAACTCAGCAAAACCGTGGTGGGTGGCGGTGCCGGTTGGATGGCGTCCAAACCGCTCGGCACCCGTTTCCCAACGCATGAAGTCGCCACTGAAATGATCCGGGTCAGCGACAACACCGCCACCAACCTTCTGATCGAACGGCTGGGAGGTCAGGAGACACTGAATGCCCGTTTCAACGCTCTGGGCCTGAGCGCCACCAAGGTGAACGACTGGCTACCCGATCTCAAGGGCACCAACAGCACCAGCGCCAGAGATCTGGCTCGATCGATCGCGCTGGTTGACACCGGTGAAGCCCTCTCGATCCGCAGCCGGGATCTGTTCCGGGAGGTCATGGGCACATCGATCACCAATACCCTTCTGCCGCGAGGACTGATGCGGGGTCTCGGCGGACGTCAGGGAGAGCCGGACGACAGCCTGATGGTGAAAGGCTACAGAGTGCTCAATAAAACCGGCGATATCGGTATCGCCTACGCCGATGCAGGCTTGATTGAGTTGCCTGATGGCAGCAGAGCGGTTGCAGCCTTCCTGGTGAAGGGACCGTTCAACGATCCGCGCTCAACGGAACTGATCCGCAAGCTGGCAGCGGCGATGGCGCCGGTTCTCAAACCCAAACCCGCCGTTGCCCGTTCAAGCGCAAGTGCCGCCAGCATCGATCCATGACACGTCTCAACAGTCTGCAGGCACTGGCCGCTCTGACCGTGGCCACAGCATCCATCGCGACGATGTTTTCACCGCCACAGCTTGCAGCGGAACAGCAGAAACCGGCTGACCAAACACTGACTCGCCGCAGCGATGTACGAGCCCTTCCAGGCCAGCTGGATGACGTGCTGATGGTCAATGACAACAACCCGGAACTGATTACCGGGGAAGGCATCCTTGTTTCGACCTTTCCGCAGGCGCCGGGCCTGAATATCGCGCTGAATGGTCGCTTCGACCTGTTCAGCCATCACGTTTACGCCGGTCAGCCCGATCAGCTTGACTCGACTCTCTGGCTCGCTGTTGTGGCTCAGCCAGCAGGAGATGCTCCAGTAACTCTGAGACTTCTGGGTGGCAGCACCTCCCTCTCACAGGCGACTCTGAAGGGCCAAACCGCTTCACCATTTCTGCCGTTGCCAACCCTGATGGCTGAATCAGGCACAGCGGTTGCCTCTGGTCCGGGCAGCAAGGTTGCCGGCGACCTGCTGCGCGGAGACATCGCGAACGAACTGCAACAGGAATGGCTGATTGCACCCGGAAACATCAGCCCCCTGGTGGTGCTTCCAATCCCGGTCGCCGGACTCGATCCACTTCTCAACGGGCGCAACCTGCAGCTGCGGCTTCAGAGCTCAGGTCCGGTGCATATCGCCACCCTGGCCGCCTATGGAAATGGTGACAAGGTTCCAGACCCAGAGCGGTGGATCAGGCTGCTGAATCAGGGACGGCAGAGTCCCAAGGAGCACCAACCGACTCCGCGTGGCGCTAGCGGCAGGATGGTCTACTCACGCGTCAGCGGTGTTCAGATCGGCAGTACCTGGAGAGCAACCCTGACCGATCCCGGATCCAGCCACCTGAACATTGAAGATGCGCCCGTCTCCTGGCCGATCAGCAGCCTGGAACGCGGTGAGCTGCAGACAGGACAGATCCAGACAGCGGAGCTGAAGGCCTTTGATGCAGGCACCGCCTGGGCAGCACATGGGAACTACGGCGTTGAATACGACCTGACGCTTCCACTGCGCAATCAGGGATCGCAGCAGCGAACAGTGGCGATCACCCTGGACTCTCCTGATAAAAACAGCAGCGGTAACGGCCAACTGGTGTTCAACGGCAGTGACAGCGGTCCGGTGATGTTCCGTGGACCGATCGAAGTGAGCGGACTGGATGCACAAGGGGGGAGACCCAGCGGTCGACGACGCTTTCACCTGGTGTTGCGACGGGGGCAGGAGGGCCCCCAACTTGGGCAAATCACACTCGCTCCTGGAGAAACTCGTTCGGTACGAGTACGCCTTGTTTACCCGGCGGATGCCACACCTCCCCAGGTCCTGTCTCTCCGACCTGTGAAACAATCCACAGAAGCACCAGTCGATCGTCCGTGAGTTCACCGCGCAAGCGCAGAGTTTTCCCCTTCACCGCCGTGATCGGTCAGGAGGAAATGAAACTTGCTCTGCTGCTCAACGTGATCGATCCCCGCATCGGCGGTGTGATGATCATGGGCGACAGGGGCACAGGCAAATCCACCACGATCAGGGCACTGGCGGATCTGCTCCCTGGTATTGAGGTGGTCGCAGGAGACCCCTACAACAGCTCACCAACCGATCCTGATCTGCAGAGCAGCGACGTGCGTCAGCGCCTCGAGCATGGGGAAACCCTCGCGACAGAGGAGCGACAGGTGCCCATGGTGGATCTTCCACTTGGCGCGACGGAAGACCGCCTTTGCGGCACCATCGACATTGAGAAGGCTCTCAGCGAGGGCGTGCGGGCTTTTGAACCAGGATTGCTGGCCAAGGCAAACCGGGGCCTGCTTTACGTCGACGAAGTGAATCTGCTGGACGATCATCTGGTCGACGTCCTGCTCGATTCTGCCGCTTCAGGCTGGAACACGGTTGAACGTGAAGGCGTGTCCGTGCGACATCCCGCCCGCTTTGTGCTGATAGGTTCCGGCAACCCTGAGGAAGGCGAGCTGCGCCCTCAGCTCCTCGACCGCTTCGGCATGAGTGTTGAGGTGCGAACAGTCAGAGACCCTGAGCTTCGCGTCCAGGTGGTGGACCAGCGCACAGCCTTTGACACCGACCCTGATGCCTTCACCTCCTCGGTTGAAGCTGGACAGAAAGCACTTCAGGAAAGGGTGGTCGAAGCCCAGCAGCGACTGGACCAGGTTGAAATCGACGATGATCTGAGATTGCGCATTTCCGCAGTGTGCGGCGAGCTGGATGTCGACGGCCTGAGGGGAGACATCGTCACCAACAGGGCTGCACGAGCACTGGCGGCCTTTGAAGGCCGCACTGAAGTCACGGAAGAGGATGTTGCCCGCGTGGCGTCATGCTGTCTTCGTCACCGCCTGCGCAAAGATCCACTCGAGCAGATCGATTCCGGTGATCGAGTCGTGAAGGTGTTCTGCAAGGTGTTCGAGCGCAGCGAGAGCAGCGATAGAGCCGAATTCGAACTGGCCCTGGCCGCCTGATGAGCCCACAGGAGTAGCCGAGCCGTGCGCATTCTCGGCATCGACCCCGGTCTCGCCCGGGTTGGTTACGGGGTGATTGACACCTCTGCTGGTCAGCAGACCATGCTCGATTGCGGCATCATTCGCACCGATCCTGGGCATTCAGAAGGCAAGCGAATGGTGGAGATCGCCAGAGACTTGCGGCAGCTGATCAGGGCCTGGCGCCCGGAATTGGCATCCGTCGAAAAGTTTTTCTTCTACAGATCCAGCAACACCATCGCCGTTGTTCAGGCTCGGGGCGTGGTGATCATGACCCTCAGCAGATTTGGATTGCCAATCGTCGAGTTTCCGCCGATGCAGATCAAGCAAGCTCTAACCGGCCATGGCCATGCTGACAAGGATGAGGTTCTTGAAGCCGTGATGCGCGAGCTCAACCTTGAGTCTCCGCCCAGACCGGACGACGCCGCTGATGCACTAGCCGTTGCACTGACGGGCTGGTTTCAGCAGTAAGAACAACAACACAAACGGAGATCCCTCACCATTGAAGTTTTCAAGGCAGAGAACACGCAAGCAAAAGCCGCTGTTAAGCGTGGGATTGAATGATTGAGCTTATTAACGAAACACCAATATCATCACGCTCTGAACATCAGCTAGCACCCCAATAAACCTCAATTAAAGAAAGCTAAAAGATGAGCACTTTTCCACAAATCTCTGTTGAGAAACCTGCCGAATTCTGGAGATTTGGATGAGAAGAGCAATGCCCTGACGATTAGACCTCAGCCACTCGCTCAGAGTGGAACATGGGATTCAAGACTTCATGGCTTACACAGCCTGGAATGGCTAACACATAGGCATAACTCTGATGCCAAGCCAATGAGGTATTGGTGATTGGGCATTATTTTTCACTTGAACGTGTCAGCTGATCCCGTAGACGGGCAGCAAACGCTTTTTCAACCAAGTCCCCAGCGAAGACAGACCTGCTGACAATCATGAGATCAGGACAAGTCCTTCTAGAGGTCAGGACAACTGTTGATCTGAAATCATGTGATTCATCTCTCAGCAGTGCGGACTGGACCTGGAATTGGCCTGCCTTGTGGACACTGGATCACAAGCTCAGTCTGAGCTCGACACCTGAACCTCTTGAGCATCTTCCATTGCTTCTTCTTCTTCAGCGCTTGCAGAAGGGAGCAAGCCCAGTTGCGTTTCAACGGTTGCCCGGTACCGATTCAGATCGGTTTCCAATTCCTGGATGCGCACTTGCTGGGCGTCGAGATTACTGGATTGATGGATGCGTTCCACGTTGTTCAGCATCCCGCTCCATGCAGCGAACAGCCAGGCTGAAGTTGCACCAATCCCGGCAGACAGCAGCAGCAATGCTGCAAGAGGCGTGGTGTACTTCAGGCCGGGTAGCACATGAACGGTTGTAGCAGCCGTATTTTCCAGCGTGAAGAACACCATGCTCAGGCCGAACACGAAGATCAGGGTGAAATTGATCTGACGCATGGTCCGAGTTGCTGGTGGACCAAAAACTACGTAATCACTTCCACGCTGGGAGCCAAAGCCAGTTGAAAGGATGAAGTTCGTTAACCAGCGAAAAGGTCGTTAACGAAACAAGGAAGCTTCATGCCATCAGCCTGAAAGGTATGGCTTGACTGGATGGGGCCAGATCCTGATCATCAGCTGGATCTGAATCATCTGCACCGAGTAACGGCACAAGATCCGACCGACTCGAACAGTCGGCTGCAAAGCCCAAGAGGTCGCTGGTCATTGCTTGAGCCGATCCATCACGACCCGGGAAAAAGCTCGCTCCTTGGCAGCGGTGACAATCAGCGCTTTTGAGAGTTGCTTCAGAGTTTCCACGTCATCGCATTCATCGATTTTGCGGCAGGCACGTTCGACGCGGAACTGCTGTTCGATGGTCAGGGGAATCTCGGACGTTGACACGGCAACCATGCCATTCAGCTCAGGCGAATCTGGCGAGTGCAACCCCTCAGCTGTGGAAGCTGCGCCCGAAGAAAAACCAAAAATTGGAAGGGCCCTTGAAATGCGCGCAAAAGATCACAATCTCAGGGAAAGGTTATTGTCATCAAAACGGGTGGTTTTGTTCCACCCAGCAACATGTGGCAGGGATACGAAGGTTGAGAAACATTGGCCCATGTCATAAGAGGTTTCGCGATGGGCACAAAAGGAAGGAAGCGATCACCGAGAGAAGCAGCAGCATTCATTCCTGAGAACAGCTCTGATGTTGTTCAATGGAAACACCTGCCAACTTTCAATGAACCAGCGGAGAAACGCATGAAGGCATTGATTCCTGTTTATGCCATTTCAATGCTTATGGCAACGAATGTCTTCGCCAATACTCAATCAGCCACTGCAGAAGGTGTTGACAAAGAGGTGACAGTCAATCGACTGATGTCCAAGGTTCCCCAGGGTGCAACAGTGACAAACACATCCTGCGCGGACATTGGAACCGCTGGTTTCAATGTCCGCTATCGATGCACTATCACCTGGCAGTGAATGGATGCCTTCAACGGGTCGATAGCCTTCAAACCAAGCATGCTCTGACCAGGATCCCAGTCAGCGAATGACAATTGATGCCATTCATGTTTCCTGGAGCGGAAACTA
Above is a window of Synechococcus sp. BIOS-E4-1 DNA encoding:
- a CDS encoding serine hydrolase produces the protein MASSRSRRQNPGWGRPLRLVLRLVLMGVGLGVITGSLLKLAGPAVEKGDLALPGWLPLNEQSPEGKAQPEATANDNGTTSLNRTESLGRFETRNELKPLSERWQTLAAEQPDLKVSAFMLVLDDGRYAQLEPDTALPAASSIKTPILLVTLEELDAGRLSWNEPLQLSKTVVGGGAGWMASKPLGTRFPTHEVATEMIRVSDNTATNLLIERLGGQETLNARFNALGLSATKVNDWLPDLKGTNSTSARDLARSIALVDTGEALSIRSRDLFREVMGTSITNTLLPRGLMRGLGGRQGEPDDSLMVKGYRVLNKTGDIGIAYADAGLIELPDGSRAVAAFLVKGPFNDPRSTELIRKLAAAMAPVLKPKPAVARSSASAASIDP
- a CDS encoding DUF3370 domain-containing protein, with translation MTRLNSLQALAALTVATASIATMFSPPQLAAEQQKPADQTLTRRSDVRALPGQLDDVLMVNDNNPELITGEGILVSTFPQAPGLNIALNGRFDLFSHHVYAGQPDQLDSTLWLAVVAQPAGDAPVTLRLLGGSTSLSQATLKGQTASPFLPLPTLMAESGTAVASGPGSKVAGDLLRGDIANELQQEWLIAPGNISPLVVLPIPVAGLDPLLNGRNLQLRLQSSGPVHIATLAAYGNGDKVPDPERWIRLLNQGRQSPKEHQPTPRGASGRMVYSRVSGVQIGSTWRATLTDPGSSHLNIEDAPVSWPISSLERGELQTGQIQTAELKAFDAGTAWAAHGNYGVEYDLTLPLRNQGSQQRTVAITLDSPDKNSSGNGQLVFNGSDSGPVMFRGPIEVSGLDAQGGRPSGRRRFHLVLRRGQEGPQLGQITLAPGETRSVRVRLVYPADATPPQVLSLRPVKQSTEAPVDRP
- the bchI gene encoding magnesium chelatase ATPase subunit I, with the protein product MSSPRKRRVFPFTAVIGQEEMKLALLLNVIDPRIGGVMIMGDRGTGKSTTIRALADLLPGIEVVAGDPYNSSPTDPDLQSSDVRQRLEHGETLATEERQVPMVDLPLGATEDRLCGTIDIEKALSEGVRAFEPGLLAKANRGLLYVDEVNLLDDHLVDVLLDSAASGWNTVEREGVSVRHPARFVLIGSGNPEEGELRPQLLDRFGMSVEVRTVRDPELRVQVVDQRTAFDTDPDAFTSSVEAGQKALQERVVEAQQRLDQVEIDDDLRLRISAVCGELDVDGLRGDIVTNRAARALAAFEGRTEVTEEDVARVASCCLRHRLRKDPLEQIDSGDRVVKVFCKVFERSESSDRAEFELALAA
- the ruvC gene encoding crossover junction endodeoxyribonuclease RuvC, which translates into the protein MRILGIDPGLARVGYGVIDTSAGQQTMLDCGIIRTDPGHSEGKRMVEIARDLRQLIRAWRPELASVEKFFFYRSSNTIAVVQARGVVIMTLSRFGLPIVEFPPMQIKQALTGHGHADKDEVLEAVMRELNLESPPRPDDAADALAVALTGWFQQ
- a CDS encoding lipopolysaccharide assembly protein LapA domain-containing protein, producing MRQINFTLIFVFGLSMVFFTLENTAATTVHVLPGLKYTTPLAALLLLSAGIGATSAWLFAAWSGMLNNVERIHQSSNLDAQQVRIQELETDLNRYRATVETQLGLLPSASAEEEEAMEDAQEVQVSSSD